Below is a genomic region from Cellulomonas sp. P24.
GTCGTGGCACGGCTCGGAGGCGACGAGTTCGCCATCCTCCTCCCTGGCGTCGGGGACCCCGGAGACGCCCTGGAGCAAGGAGTCTCGCTCCTGGACGCGATCCGGAAGCCTGTCGCGCTCAACGACGTGAATCTCGTGGTCGGCGGAAGCATCGGCGTGGCGCTCTACCCGGCGCACGGTGAGACGAGCGACGTCCTGCTCACTCACGCCGACGTCGCGATGTACTCGGCGAAGGTGGCCGGCACCGGGATCGAGACCTACACGCCCGACCCGGAGACCGGCCGCCACCGCCGCCTCGCCCTCGCAGCGCAGATGGAGGCGGCGATCGAGAGCGGCGGCATCACGCTCTGGTACCAGCCGAAGCTCGACACGACCACCGGCGAGCTGGTGGGCGTCGAAGGTCTCGTCCGCTGGATCCACCCGGTGTACGGACTTGTCTCCCCCGCCGAGATCATCCCCGTCGCCGAGCGCACCGGCCTCGTCCGACGACTCACCGACCACCTGCTCGAGACGGCGCTGCGTCAGCAGGCCGTGTGGCGCGTCGCCGGCCTCGACGTCACCGTCGCCGTCAACATCACCACGCGCGACCTCGTCGACGACAAGCTGCCCCTGATGGTCGAGCGCCTCGTGGCCGAGTCGGGTGGGCGCCCCGATCGGCTCACGCTCGAGATCACCGAGAGCGGGATCATGCGCGACCTCGATCGCAGCCTCGAGATCCTCGACGGGCTCGCAGCGATCGGCGTCAAGCTCTCGATCGACGACTTCGGCACCGGCTACTCGTCGCTCGCCTACCTCGAGCGACTGCCGGTCAGCGAGGTCAAGATCGACCGCAGCTTCGTCCAGTGGTTGTCCGACCCCAACCACAACTCCACGGTCCTCCAGTCGACGATCCAGATGAGCCACGCCCTCGGGCTGTCCGTCGTCGCCGAGGGTGTCGAGTCCCAGCCGGTCTGGGACATCCTGGCCACCCTGGGTGCCGACATCATCCAGGGCTACCACGTGGCCTACCCGATGCCTGCATCGGCCGTCGCCGCCTGGTGTCGGCCGACCGGGTCCTCGGTACCCGAGGCCCGCACCCCGCCGCGGCTCTCCCGTCTCGCCTAGTCGTTCACCGCAACCCGCGACCGTCACCGCCGCGGCATGATGGCACTCGGGTTCAGGACAGCACGTCCTTCGTGACGAACCGCCCGTAGGCGAGAGCCCCGAAGACGGCCACGTAGCCCGCCTGGAGCAACCCGTTGTCGACGAACGACGTCCAGGAGATCGGCGAGCGAAGCAGATCGCCGAGGTCGAGCCAGTAGCGCGTGAACAGCCACGGGTGGAGCCACGAGAGCTGCGGGAGCGACCCGAGCACCTGAGCCGTCACCGACAGCACGATGGTCGCCGCCATCGCACCGACAGGGACCTCGGTCAAGGTGGAGATGAACAGGCCGACCGCCGACAACCCCAGGAGCGAGACGGTGACGAACGCAGCGACCAGCAACGCCCGCACGATCGACGGGCCCACCCCGATCGTGTCCCCGGAGAGCAGCGTCACCGGGCCGACCGGGAACAGCGCCGCCCCGACGAGCGCTCCCGTGAGGACGACGGCGAGCGTCGCTGTCAGCGCGAACACGGCCGCCCCGATGTACTTCACGACGAGCAGCCGCACCCGACCCACCGGCGCGACCAGCAGGTAGCGCAAGGTCCCGAGCCCCGCCTCGCCGGCGATCGTGTCACCGGCCACCACTCCGATCGTCAACGGAAGGAACAGCGGGATCGAGACGACAAGGCCGGTGACCCCCACGAACAGCCCGTTCTGCGTCACCCGGTCGAGGAACGGCGGTCCGTGACCGGGTGCCGGCGGCGAGGACGAGAGGCGCACCGCGACAGCGATGAGGACGGGGATCGCCGCCAGGGCCAGGAGCATCGCCCAGGTGCGCCGCCGCCGGTACAGCACGCCCAGCTCGGAGGCGAGCAGTCCCGCCGTCACCGACGCCCGCAGACCCCGCTGCACGCGCGGCTGCGGCGCGCTCGCGTCCACCGGTCGGT
It encodes:
- a CDS encoding ABC transporter permease, which gives rise to MDASAPQPRVQRGLRASVTAGLLASELGVLYRRRRTWAMLLALAAIPVLIAVAVRLSSSPPAPGHGPPFLDRVTQNGLFVGVTGLVVSIPLFLPLTIGVVAGDTIAGEAGLGTLRYLLVAPVGRVRLLVVKYIGAAVFALTATLAVVLTGALVGAALFPVGPVTLLSGDTIGVGPSIVRALLVAAFVTVSLLGLSAVGLFISTLTEVPVGAMAATIVLSVTAQVLGSLPQLSWLHPWLFTRYWLDLGDLLRSPISWTSFVDNGLLQAGYVAVFGALAYGRFVTKDVLS